One stretch of Estrella lausannensis DNA includes these proteins:
- a CDS encoding pyruvate dehydrogenase complex dihydrolipoamide acetyltransferase translates to MPFIVKLPKLSPTMEEGTIAKWHKAIGDLVKEGDLLIEVATDKATVEYNALDEGYLRKILIQNGGEAKVNQPIAIFTVDPKESIENVLVEEPKKELSKPAVGAEKQDVAEEVLRPAEVKTGMAMPRFEPEKALEQYEFPFSTEEVDRLRASPLARKLAKDKGLDISSVKGTGPGGRVVKKDLDKALPAGDFSFGPKRQATLKPGSYEEIALTPMRKTIARRLQESKTFIPHIYVQQEVDVDALTAFRDQLRNLNLKVSFNDCVVRAAALALKKHPEVNSGFNSVSNSIIRFKTIDIAIAVSMESGLITPIVRLADQKNIGQISKEISELAKRARAGKLEEHEYKGGSFTVSNLGMYGVSSFAAIINPPQGAILAVSGIKERPVIKQGAIVAGKTMMLTISTDHRVIDGVPAAEFLNTMKLYLENPASLIL, encoded by the coding sequence ATGCCCTTCATAGTAAAGCTACCCAAACTCTCACCGACAATGGAAGAGGGGACTATCGCCAAATGGCACAAAGCGATCGGAGATCTGGTCAAAGAGGGAGATTTACTGATCGAAGTGGCGACAGACAAGGCCACCGTCGAATATAATGCGTTAGACGAGGGGTATCTGCGCAAAATCCTGATCCAGAATGGTGGAGAAGCTAAAGTCAATCAGCCGATCGCCATTTTTACAGTCGATCCCAAAGAGAGTATTGAAAACGTCCTAGTCGAGGAGCCGAAAAAGGAGCTGTCTAAGCCGGCTGTCGGTGCTGAAAAGCAGGATGTGGCTGAAGAGGTGCTGAGGCCCGCTGAAGTTAAAACAGGGATGGCAATGCCGCGTTTTGAGCCGGAGAAAGCTCTTGAACAGTATGAGTTTCCATTCAGTACAGAAGAGGTTGACCGTCTCAGGGCATCCCCCCTTGCCAGGAAACTTGCCAAAGACAAGGGATTGGACATATCCTCCGTAAAAGGGACAGGGCCTGGGGGCCGTGTCGTCAAGAAGGATCTCGATAAGGCACTCCCGGCAGGAGATTTCTCTTTCGGACCGAAGAGGCAGGCAACGCTTAAACCGGGTTCTTATGAGGAGATAGCTCTCACTCCGATGCGTAAGACGATCGCCCGTAGGCTGCAGGAGTCCAAAACCTTCATTCCTCATATCTATGTTCAGCAAGAGGTAGACGTGGATGCTTTGACAGCTTTCCGCGACCAGCTGAGGAATCTTAATCTGAAAGTGTCGTTTAATGACTGCGTTGTCAGAGCGGCGGCGCTGGCGCTTAAAAAGCACCCCGAAGTCAACAGTGGTTTTAATTCGGTGAGCAACTCGATCATCCGCTTCAAAACAATCGATATCGCTATTGCCGTCAGTATGGAGAGCGGTCTGATCACTCCCATTGTCAGGCTGGCCGATCAGAAAAACATCGGTCAGATCTCCAAAGAGATCAGCGAATTGGCTAAGCGCGCCCGCGCCGGCAAGCTGGAAGAGCATGAATACAAGGGGGGATCTTTCACCGTCTCCAACCTGGGGATGTATGGCGTCAGTTCGTTTGCAGCGATCATCAACCCGCCGCAAGGGGCTATCTTGGCCGTCAGCGGCATCAAAGAAAGGCCTGTAATTAAGCAGGGTGCCATTGTTGCTGGTAAGACAATGATGTTGACTATTTCAACCGATCACCGCGTCATCGACGGTGTTCCTGCCGCCGAGTTTTTAAACACTATGAAACTCTACCTCGAGAATCCGGCAAGCTTAATCCTCTGA
- a CDS encoding OmpH family outer membrane protein translates to MNRFVSTKIRTAYVTLFALIALAATPAMAADQDSYSIKKVGFVNFKSCVENSKAGKQEQASFESLKKQAEQTMQQREKELSELASKLQDPDYVDSLSKEAEADLKHKYRAMSQELMQQQQQLYQTLSQANFKIIQKLTDEVNKAAKAVAEKNGLDAVLNEEACFFYSKKLDVSTLIVQELDVMFDAESKK, encoded by the coding sequence ATGAATAGGTTTGTTTCAACTAAAATAAGAACTGCTTATGTTACGCTTTTTGCCTTAATTGCCCTCGCGGCCACCCCCGCAATGGCTGCCGATCAAGACAGCTACTCCATTAAAAAAGTCGGTTTCGTCAACTTCAAGAGCTGTGTTGAGAACTCAAAAGCCGGCAAGCAAGAGCAGGCCAGCTTCGAGTCTTTGAAAAAGCAAGCCGAGCAGACGATGCAGCAAAGGGAAAAAGAGCTCTCCGAGCTGGCTTCCAAATTGCAAGACCCCGACTACGTAGACAGCTTGTCGAAAGAAGCGGAAGCCGATCTTAAACACAAGTACCGTGCGATGAGCCAGGAGCTGATGCAGCAGCAGCAGCAACTGTACCAGACACTCAGCCAGGCCAACTTCAAAATCATCCAAAAATTAACCGATGAAGTTAACAAAGCTGCAAAAGCAGTTGCCGAAAAAAATGGTCTTGATGCAGTCCTCAATGAAGAAGCCTGCTTCTTCTACTCAAAAAAACTCGACGTCAGCACTCTGATCGTCCAGGAGCTGGACGTTATGTTTGACGCGGAATCAAAGAAATAA
- a CDS encoding CPn0927/CPn0928 family alpha/beta hydrolase fold protein has translation MAIQPAISSLLTGQKAFYHQPDYGMRTFGELSCLEALPPCYCVSIESRISRIAKVVLAIVFFPLGIWYLLHRVAGLFLVPASFDPEITKISIAAREALNLEGPWKYKRFTVAVDDCLVDACVIGREETLGNGRFVLKSFGNGETYRLSDYAFEQFLQEINGNAIVFNVPGVGGSVGGPSRDTMAKAYRAMLQFMEDQEEGLGAREIIGYGYSIGGAVQATGLDEHTLRNDLKYLFIKDKTFATLGGIATDIAGGFIGFVVKALGWNISVVDSSIRLKAKEIIIQTTSGYQERVLTSAAEIINDGIITASASLAKAILESKEPMYEKVVIATPTDHGTPLLSTNILSTEVNRMLGEV, from the coding sequence ATGGCAATCCAACCGGCTATCTCCAGCCTATTAACGGGTCAGAAAGCGTTTTATCATCAGCCGGATTATGGGATGAGGACTTTCGGGGAGTTGTCGTGCCTGGAAGCTTTGCCACCCTGCTACTGCGTCTCAATTGAAAGCCGAATTTCTCGCATAGCCAAGGTTGTGCTGGCTATCGTCTTCTTTCCTCTGGGGATTTGGTATCTCCTTCACCGGGTAGCCGGTCTCTTCCTCGTTCCCGCCTCCTTTGACCCTGAGATCACCAAAATCTCCATCGCGGCAAGAGAAGCGCTAAATCTTGAAGGTCCCTGGAAATATAAGCGTTTTACGGTGGCAGTCGATGACTGCCTAGTAGATGCCTGTGTGATCGGCCGGGAAGAAACCCTTGGCAACGGACGCTTCGTGCTAAAAAGTTTTGGTAATGGTGAGACCTATCGACTCTCGGATTACGCTTTTGAGCAATTTTTACAAGAAATCAATGGCAATGCCATTGTCTTCAATGTCCCCGGTGTGGGGGGGAGCGTTGGTGGTCCTAGCCGGGATACGATGGCCAAGGCCTATCGTGCCATGCTGCAATTCATGGAGGATCAAGAGGAAGGGCTTGGCGCGCGCGAGATCATTGGCTACGGTTACTCGATTGGAGGAGCGGTCCAAGCAACGGGCCTCGATGAACACACCCTGAGAAATGACCTGAAGTATCTTTTTATCAAAGACAAAACCTTCGCTACTTTAGGAGGAATCGCCACCGACATCGCGGGAGGATTCATAGGTTTTGTAGTGAAGGCTCTTGGCTGGAATATTTCGGTTGTGGATTCTTCAATCCGTCTAAAAGCCAAAGAGATCATCATCCAGACGACATCGGGGTATCAAGAAAGGGTACTGACCTCTGCCGCCGAGATTATAAACGACGGCATCATCACCGCTTCAGCCAGTCTTGCTAAGGCAATTCTTGAGAGCAAGGAGCCGATGTATGAAAAAGTCGTCATCGCCACTCCCACCGATCATGGTACTCCACTTTTAAGCACAAACATACTCTCGACTGAAGTCAACCGCATGCTGGGTGAAGTTTAA
- a CDS encoding pyruvate dehydrogenase complex E1 component subunit beta, with translation MAREIEIREALREAIDEEMTRDDRVVVMGEEVGEYNGAYKVTKGLLDKWGPRRILDTPIAELGFAGLAIGAAMTGLRPIVEFMSFNFSFVAADQIISNAAKIYYMSGGRFSVPVVFRGPNGAAAQVSCQHSHCVEAIYGNFPGLKIIAPSTARDAKGLLKSSIRDGNPILFLESELDYGLKGEVPDGECLVPIGEAKVEIPGEDVTLICHGHMMQVARAAAKELIKSGVKAELIDLRTIRPLDINTIIRSIRKTSKAVIIEEGHYFGGIAAEVAFQIMENAFDYLDAPIERVCQRETPMPYSKVLEKETLPTVERILAKVKKLEK, from the coding sequence ATGGCAAGAGAAATAGAAATAAGAGAAGCCCTCAGAGAGGCTATTGACGAGGAGATGACCCGGGATGACAGGGTCGTCGTCATGGGCGAGGAAGTGGGCGAATACAATGGGGCCTACAAGGTCACTAAGGGACTTTTAGACAAGTGGGGTCCCAGACGTATTCTGGATACGCCCATCGCTGAACTGGGCTTTGCAGGTCTCGCCATCGGAGCGGCAATGACAGGACTGCGGCCGATTGTAGAGTTCATGAGCTTCAATTTCTCCTTTGTAGCTGCCGACCAGATCATCTCCAACGCTGCTAAAATATACTACATGTCGGGCGGCAGATTTTCTGTCCCCGTGGTTTTTCGCGGGCCCAATGGAGCTGCAGCTCAGGTTTCATGTCAGCACTCTCACTGCGTTGAAGCCATTTACGGCAATTTTCCAGGTTTAAAGATCATCGCGCCCAGCACTGCGAGAGACGCAAAAGGGCTTCTGAAGTCATCAATACGCGATGGAAACCCGATCCTCTTTTTGGAGTCCGAGCTTGATTATGGTCTGAAAGGTGAAGTCCCCGACGGGGAGTGTTTGGTTCCGATCGGCGAGGCGAAAGTGGAGATTCCGGGCGAAGATGTCACGTTGATATGCCACGGCCACATGATGCAGGTCGCCAGAGCGGCCGCGAAAGAATTGATTAAATCGGGCGTCAAAGCGGAGCTTATAGATTTGAGAACGATCAGACCGCTTGATATCAACACGATCATCCGCTCTATCCGCAAGACGAGCAAGGCTGTGATCATCGAAGAGGGACACTATTTTGGCGGAATCGCTGCCGAAGTAGCCTTTCAGATCATGGAAAATGCCTTTGACTATCTTGACGCTCCCATTGAAAGAGTGTGCCAGAGAGAGACTCCGATGCCCTATTCAAAAGTACTCGAAAAAGAGACGTTGCCTACAGTTGAACGCATTCTCGCCAAAGTGAAGAAACTAGAAAAGTAA
- a CDS encoding type II toxin-antitoxin system HicA family toxin — MQPCSRDREKLSHSLHLEPTPPLPRQAAEPEPETPFVETAIKSARSKKSHRRNVNRSALPTASSQSNGLDASTVSAVASRKGQTTKTAASHNPALSLESLGVSAKAIEKLQYIWNNSLLATELGLFEGVVFHLFTCMEQLQKQMDENLKIESLSRSLKIVVPTFHFNLYELLVDLHLQIVSDNENVKQLMLERSIFREIPPLLSNLICQVEEIDQAFSEARTKHILLQRLSAIRQKERLATNLLAPIRTLFDEMQATLSILRELTMMPSGSIQTLCLSSPTALKEFMVCSKKPKEAFQNELKAYAQCIASVVEEARRRGFTSVLTVNQNLYRILVNDAANLATLSLKDAHNTYRQLKETEEAILELLKLQDQVGLFYMNALSGQLTHRQFMEQNQATIIREKNQTEFSAMLLNGFLCWNVMIDNYASIYNCATTQISNSYSLIIEGQVLAKMACCWHHVTSAREENDRRLLELVIQICNEKLHAHIGQTSLVTLIEHQLDAVLSIHGQLRESLTKEVLEELEKFFDTENLMNWQGLYKIRMALEPFAGALRNFHSKSLLFNKTLASEYNKLVLQEAISPKEASFLNDLLQQLKCDVSLLLAPSFELVESYLKATEWKEPQKRQCKKLDRHLELSLDSHEIPWIFDVPLKMPKETAQPVASDMETASKETGSSDIASLERNLGEEANQTSPPRAAKPNLKPEAAPSSAPKTTSTSSQTEDNLPTSVKLKDLMKFLTDKGWKVISINGSHLKLKLRGESLIVPVNNRELKRGTMHGILKQEEEKEKRLIEKK, encoded by the coding sequence ATGCAACCCTGCTCCAGAGATCGCGAGAAACTAAGCCACTCCCTCCACCTCGAACCTACCCCTCCCCTGCCCAGACAAGCTGCTGAACCGGAGCCGGAAACACCATTTGTCGAAACAGCCATCAAAAGTGCCCGCAGCAAAAAAAGCCATCGCAGAAATGTGAACAGGAGCGCCCTTCCGACCGCCTCTTCTCAGTCCAACGGATTGGACGCATCTACCGTTTCAGCAGTTGCCTCACGTAAAGGTCAAACAACCAAAACGGCAGCCAGCCACAATCCTGCTTTAAGCCTAGAGTCGCTCGGTGTTAGCGCAAAAGCTATCGAAAAACTGCAATACATCTGGAACAACTCCCTCCTCGCCACAGAACTTGGTCTATTTGAAGGCGTCGTCTTCCATCTATTCACCTGCATGGAACAATTGCAAAAGCAGATGGACGAAAATTTAAAGATTGAAAGCCTTTCCAGATCCCTAAAAATTGTTGTGCCCACCTTTCACTTTAATCTCTATGAACTGCTGGTCGATTTGCACCTGCAAATTGTCTCTGATAACGAGAACGTGAAACAACTGATGCTAGAAAGGTCTATCTTCAGAGAGATTCCACCGCTCCTTAGCAATCTAATCTGTCAGGTGGAAGAGATCGATCAAGCATTCTCGGAGGCTAGGACAAAGCATATCCTTCTCCAGCGCCTAAGCGCAATCAGACAAAAAGAGCGTCTGGCCACCAATCTCTTAGCTCCCATCCGCACGCTTTTCGATGAGATGCAGGCAACCCTCTCTATTCTGCGTGAATTAACCATGATGCCCTCGGGATCGATCCAGACCCTCTGCCTTTCTTCTCCTACGGCACTTAAAGAGTTCATGGTGTGTTCCAAAAAGCCTAAGGAAGCTTTTCAGAATGAACTTAAGGCCTATGCCCAATGCATCGCAAGCGTGGTGGAAGAGGCGCGCAGGCGAGGGTTTACAAGCGTCCTCACCGTTAATCAAAATCTCTATAGAATTCTGGTAAACGATGCCGCTAACCTTGCAACTCTCTCTCTCAAAGATGCGCACAACACCTATAGGCAGCTAAAAGAGACGGAAGAAGCTATTCTCGAACTGCTGAAATTGCAAGATCAGGTGGGCTTATTCTACATGAATGCCCTATCTGGGCAATTGACGCATCGTCAGTTTATGGAGCAAAACCAGGCAACGATCATTAGGGAGAAGAATCAAACCGAATTCTCCGCCATGCTGCTGAATGGATTTTTGTGCTGGAACGTGATGATCGACAACTACGCTTCCATATACAACTGCGCCACGACCCAGATCTCAAATAGCTACTCCCTGATCATAGAAGGGCAAGTGCTCGCTAAAATGGCGTGCTGTTGGCATCACGTTACCTCTGCTCGAGAGGAGAATGATCGTAGGCTCTTAGAGCTCGTCATTCAAATCTGTAATGAAAAGCTCCACGCCCACATCGGCCAAACTTCCCTGGTCACCCTCATTGAACACCAACTCGATGCTGTACTGTCTATCCATGGGCAACTCAGAGAGAGTTTGACAAAGGAGGTGTTGGAAGAGCTTGAGAAATTTTTCGACACGGAAAATCTTATGAATTGGCAAGGACTGTATAAAATTCGAATGGCTCTTGAGCCATTCGCTGGCGCTCTCCGAAATTTTCACTCTAAATCGCTCCTCTTCAATAAGACTTTGGCTTCCGAATACAATAAACTTGTGCTTCAAGAGGCGATCTCTCCTAAAGAAGCTTCATTCTTAAACGACTTGCTGCAACAGCTGAAGTGCGACGTCTCTCTGCTTCTTGCCCCCTCTTTTGAGCTTGTTGAGTCATACCTGAAGGCCACGGAATGGAAGGAGCCGCAAAAGCGGCAGTGTAAAAAGCTCGATAGGCATCTTGAACTGAGCCTAGATAGTCATGAAATCCCCTGGATTTTTGACGTCCCGCTGAAAATGCCAAAAGAGACCGCGCAACCTGTCGCCTCTGACATGGAGACAGCAAGCAAAGAAACCGGCTCTTCTGACATCGCATCACTGGAACGCAATCTGGGGGAAGAGGCAAATCAAACTTCTCCTCCAAGAGCCGCCAAACCGAATTTAAAGCCAGAAGCTGCGCCATCCTCGGCGCCTAAAACGACCAGCACCTCCTCGCAAACAGAGGATAACCTGCCAACGTCTGTAAAACTGAAAGATCTCATGAAGTTCCTGACAGACAAGGGATGGAAAGTCATTTCGATCAATGGCTCGCACCTCAAGCTGAAGTTGAGAGGTGAATCCCTGATTGTCCCTGTCAATAATCGCGAGCTAAAAAGAGGGACGATGCATGGAATTCTCAAGCAGGAAGAAGAAAAAGAGAAGCGCTTAATAGAAAAAAAATAA
- the pdhA gene encoding pyruvate dehydrogenase (acetyl-transferring) E1 component subunit alpha: protein MKDFMARQTAGKASKQEGSSYDKEGLIRELGKERLLKNLRRMLRIRNFEVRAESAYQQGFVGGFFHSYIGQEAVQTAAIDVMGEKNWWITSYRCHALALLLGVHPNEIMAELYGRSTGNAQGRGGSMHLYSDRLLGGFGIVGGQVPVATGAAFTIKYKNIKDEVAVCFLGDGAVAQGAFHESLNLAALWDLPCIYVIENNQWGMGTKVDRALSVKRLAEEKAPGYGMNGYTFDGMDFFTCYDGFRKVHQEVLKTSKPVLVEVLTERFKGHSVSDPGLYRSKDELKACMAKDPIAHFKADLERAGYLDDALYKAIDHEEKEIVLQAMQFAEESPWPSPSVLEEGVFKE from the coding sequence ATGAAGGACTTTATGGCCAGGCAAACAGCGGGTAAAGCTTCAAAGCAAGAAGGTTCATCCTACGATAAAGAAGGATTGATCCGGGAGCTGGGTAAAGAGCGTCTTCTCAAGAATTTAAGACGCATGCTCCGGATCAGAAACTTCGAGGTTAGGGCCGAATCCGCTTATCAGCAAGGTTTTGTCGGAGGTTTTTTTCACTCCTACATCGGCCAGGAGGCCGTCCAGACAGCGGCAATCGATGTGATGGGTGAGAAAAACTGGTGGATCACTTCATACCGTTGTCACGCGCTTGCGCTCCTTTTGGGAGTGCACCCCAACGAGATCATGGCCGAGCTCTATGGCCGATCGACGGGTAACGCTCAGGGCCGCGGCGGATCCATGCATCTTTACTCAGACCGACTTCTTGGCGGCTTCGGCATTGTCGGCGGCCAAGTTCCGGTGGCGACAGGGGCTGCTTTCACTATTAAATACAAGAATATCAAGGATGAAGTCGCGGTTTGCTTTCTTGGCGACGGCGCTGTGGCTCAAGGTGCATTTCACGAGTCACTGAACCTGGCCGCTCTATGGGACCTTCCCTGCATATATGTGATTGAAAACAATCAGTGGGGCATGGGCACAAAAGTTGATCGTGCTCTCAGTGTCAAGAGACTTGCCGAGGAGAAAGCACCTGGCTACGGTATGAACGGGTATACCTTTGACGGGATGGATTTTTTCACCTGTTATGATGGATTCCGCAAGGTGCATCAAGAGGTGCTCAAGACATCTAAGCCTGTGCTTGTGGAAGTGCTCACAGAACGCTTTAAAGGGCATTCTGTCTCCGATCCCGGACTCTACAGATCCAAGGATGAACTCAAAGCATGTATGGCTAAAGATCCGATAGCCCATTTCAAAGCAGATCTCGAGAGGGCCGGATATCTGGATGACGCTCTTTACAAAGCGATCGACCATGAAGAGAAGGAAATTGTCCTCCAGGCAATGCAGTTTGCCGAAGAGAGTCCATGGCCTTCGCCCAGTGTTTTAGAAGAAGGCGTCTTCAAAGAGTAA
- the lpxD gene encoding UDP-3-O-(3-hydroxymyristoyl)glucosamine N-acyltransferase, whose product MPKTSYTIRELAELTGSTLIGSKDHVIEGVSDLSSASEHDASFLSNPRYLADLKESRAGVIFVNEEMRAIEGKNLLITKDPSRAFQKVVDLILGAKTVPSAFCGIHETAIVHPTATLGKNVTIAPYAVIDQKTTIGDNSVIGSHAYVGPGTSIGQDCTIHPRVTIRESCRIGNRCIIQPGAVIGSCGFGFVTDKSGKHEKLCQLGNVVLEDDVEIGSNTTIDRARFQSTIVRRGSKIDNLVMIAHGVEIGEDNLIVGQAGIAGSSKTGKRVILAGQTGVVGHIELGDGVVVAAKSGVSKSIMKAGFYGGIPAMPIVEYNRLSVHFRNLGKYAEQLKKLSDRADS is encoded by the coding sequence ATGCCCAAGACGAGCTATACGATCAGAGAACTGGCTGAGCTGACAGGTTCGACTCTCATAGGTTCGAAAGACCACGTCATCGAGGGAGTCTCCGATCTCTCTTCAGCGTCTGAGCATGACGCATCCTTCCTTTCCAACCCCCGCTACCTTGCGGATCTTAAAGAGAGCCGTGCGGGGGTTATCTTTGTCAATGAGGAGATGCGCGCCATTGAAGGAAAAAACCTGCTTATCACCAAAGACCCTTCACGCGCCTTCCAAAAAGTTGTAGACCTTATATTGGGGGCCAAGACTGTACCCTCGGCCTTTTGCGGCATCCACGAGACAGCCATTGTCCATCCCACCGCAACCTTAGGCAAAAACGTCACCATCGCACCTTATGCCGTGATCGATCAAAAGACAACGATTGGAGACAATAGCGTGATCGGTTCGCACGCCTATGTTGGGCCGGGAACCTCAATCGGGCAAGACTGCACAATCCACCCAAGAGTCACTATCCGCGAAAGCTGCCGAATCGGGAATCGCTGCATCATCCAGCCCGGCGCCGTCATCGGCTCTTGCGGATTCGGCTTCGTCACCGACAAAAGCGGCAAGCACGAAAAGCTATGCCAGCTGGGTAACGTCGTCTTGGAAGACGATGTTGAAATTGGTTCCAATACAACAATTGACAGAGCGCGTTTTCAATCAACCATCGTCCGTCGCGGTTCCAAAATTGACAACCTAGTCATGATCGCCCACGGAGTGGAGATTGGCGAAGACAACCTGATCGTTGGCCAGGCAGGAATTGCCGGTTCGTCCAAGACCGGTAAACGTGTGATTTTAGCTGGACAGACAGGGGTCGTGGGCCATATTGAGCTCGGCGACGGCGTTGTCGTAGCCGCTAAATCAGGGGTCTCCAAATCCATTATGAAAGCCGGCTTCTACGGAGGCATTCCGGCAATGCCGATTGTCGAATACAACAGGCTCTCTGTTCACTTCAGAAACTTAGGCAAATACGCAGAACAGCTCAAAAAACTTTCAGATCGGGCCGACTCTTAA
- a CDS encoding dicarboxylate/amino acid:cation symporter, with amino-acid sequence MCQERHQFNQNILLAIGLVAGLAVGFSGNAPLIAVADNVSYVFISLLKLISLPIIFLSIVSTATGMSNIRELKLMGRLVGQYTVTTTVIAALVALGAFLIVNPVHADAAAGEVVNLGNASYLTYLLNVIPSNAVQPFLENNVIGVLLLAILLSLATISLPEENRTVLHTFFKSLFMAVMKITSWIVKLMPLAIFAFIALFIRDMQQGLEVKSVAKYLLVVLAANFIQAGIVLPMLLKAKGLSPVKTFKAMAPALSLAFFSKSSSAALPLAISCAQNNLKLSPRVAGFSLPLCTTINMNACAAFILSTVLFVCMSSGMQFSWAELFGWVFVSTIAAIGNAGVPMGCFFLSSAILASMNVPLNLLGVILPFYSLIDMLESAINVWSDSCVTAVVDHDLQRREANEAVGALS; translated from the coding sequence ATGTGCCAGGAACGTCACCAGTTCAATCAAAACATCCTCCTCGCGATAGGTCTCGTTGCCGGGCTTGCGGTCGGGTTTTCCGGGAACGCGCCGCTGATCGCTGTAGCGGACAATGTCTCTTATGTTTTTATTAGTCTGTTGAAACTGATCAGCTTACCGATTATTTTTCTGTCGATTGTTTCTACAGCAACGGGCATGAGTAATATCCGAGAGCTTAAGCTGATGGGGCGGTTGGTTGGACAGTATACGGTCACAACGACAGTGATCGCGGCTTTGGTCGCGTTAGGTGCATTTCTCATCGTTAATCCAGTCCATGCAGATGCTGCGGCCGGAGAAGTGGTGAACCTTGGGAATGCCAGCTATCTGACTTATCTGCTGAATGTGATTCCCTCCAATGCGGTCCAGCCTTTCTTAGAGAACAATGTAATCGGAGTGCTGCTTTTGGCCATTCTGCTTAGCCTTGCGACAATCAGCTTGCCTGAGGAAAATAGGACTGTTCTGCACACGTTTTTCAAAAGCCTTTTCATGGCCGTGATGAAGATCACCTCGTGGATCGTGAAGCTGATGCCCCTTGCCATCTTTGCTTTCATCGCTCTTTTTATCAGGGATATGCAACAGGGTCTCGAAGTTAAAAGCGTTGCCAAATACCTGCTGGTCGTTTTGGCGGCTAACTTCATCCAGGCAGGGATTGTGCTTCCGATGTTGCTCAAAGCTAAAGGTCTTTCACCGGTCAAGACATTTAAGGCGATGGCGCCGGCGCTTTCACTCGCCTTTTTCAGCAAATCCTCCAGCGCCGCTCTGCCGCTGGCTATCAGTTGCGCGCAGAACAACCTGAAACTTTCGCCGCGCGTAGCAGGCTTCTCGCTCCCGCTTTGCACAACCATCAATATGAATGCCTGCGCGGCTTTCATCTTGTCTACGGTTCTTTTTGTGTGCATGAGCAGCGGCATGCAGTTTTCGTGGGCCGAGCTGTTCGGGTGGGTTTTTGTTTCGACGATCGCCGCGATAGGGAATGCGGGAGTGCCGATGGGCTGCTTCTTCCTCTCGTCGGCTATTTTAGCTTCTATGAACGTCCCCTTGAATCTGTTGGGGGTGATTCTGCCTTTTTACTCTCTGATCGATATGCTGGAGAGCGCTATCAATGTCTGGTCGGACTCTTGTGTCACAGCAGTTGTTGACCACGACTTGCAGCGAAGAGAGGCCAATGAAGCAGTAGGTGCGCTGTCATAG